A region of the Clostridium estertheticum subsp. estertheticum genome:
TCTCTTGCTCCTTCAGCGAGGATTTGTACTCTACCGTGATATACATATCCGCCTCTGTCAAATACTACTTCATTTATTCCTTTTTCAAGTGCTCTTTCAGCAATCATTTTACCTACTAATTTTGCCGCATCTTTATTACTTCCTACTTTTGGTTCAAAAGCTTTATCTATGCTTGAAGCAGAAACTAATGTGATTTTTGCAACATCATCTATTACTTGAGCATATATGTTCTTTTCACTTCTATATACAGCTAATCTTGGTCTTTCTGCTGTACCAGAGATCTTTTTACGAACTCTAAGATGACGCTTAACTCTTGACTTTTGTCTATCGTCTTTCTTGAACACATCATTCACTCCTTCCTACTTATTTACCTGTTTTACCTTCCTTACGTCTAACAATTTCTCCAGAATATCTGATTCCTTTGCCTTTGTAAGGTTCTGGTTTTCTCCAAGTTCTTATTTCTGCTGCAACAGCTCCAACTAATTGTTTATCAATACCTTTTACTATTATTTTATTAGCATCTGGTAATATAAATTGGATTCCTGGAACTGCATCAATTATAACTGGATGTGAATATCCAAGGCTTAATGTTATTTTACCATCTTTAAGTTGAGCTCTATAACCAACGCCAACTAATTCAAGTGTTTTCTCATATCCTTCTACAACACCAATAACCATATTGTTTATTAATGATCTTGTCAATCCATGAAGAGCTCTATGCTCTTTTACATCACTCGGTCTTGTAACTACCACAGTATTGTCTTCCATAGCTATATTCATTTTAGTACTCATGTTTTGAGTTAGTTCACCTTTTGGTCCTTTTACATTAACAACATTCACTGGTGAAACTGTAACAGTTACTCCATTAGGTATAACTACTGGAAGTCTTCCGATTCTTGACATACTTACACCTCCTGTATTCTTTTCAGACATATAACCATTATTAATAATTATATCCCATATATCTCTTTTAATTGTTAACTAATTATCCATTATTACTATGTACATAACAAATTATAGTCGTTATGCCTTAGAATTATTAGACTACCAAATATAACAAATAACTTCTCCGCCTAGGCCTAATTTTCTAGCTTCTCTATCTGCTACTAATCCTTTAGAAGTTGATATTATAGCAACTCCTAATCCATTCAATACTTTTGGAATATCTTCATTTTTAGAATATACTCTTAAACCAGGTTTAGATATTCTCTTAAGTCCAGTGATAACTCTTTCCTTGTTTTGACCATATTTCATTGCAAGTCTCATCATAGGAACGACACCATCATTGTACTCTTCGATATTTTTAAGGTACCCTTCTTGAAGTAATATATTTGCTATTTCCTTCTTTATAGTTGATGAAGGTACTTCTACTATTTCATGTCTTACAACATTTGCATTTCTTATACGTGTTAGCAAATCTGCGATTGGGTCAGTCATAACCATTTTTCGTGCCTCCTTTCATTAGAATGTTCTAATTACCAACTTGCTTTTCTGCAACCAGGAATTTCTCCCTTGTGTGCAAGTTCTCTAAAACAGATACGGCATATACCAAATTTTTGTAATACTGAATGTGGTCTTCCGCAAAGTCTGCATCTTGTATAAGCTCTAGTTGAATATTTAGGTTCTTTTTTCCATTTCTCTATTAAAGCCTTACGTGCCATATGTTTCCCTCCTAATTATTGAGCAAATGGCATTCCAAGGAATCTTAATAATTCTCTTGCTTCCTCGTCTGTCTTTGCTGTAGTAACGAATATTATATCCATTCCTCTAATTTTATCAATTTTATCATATTCTATTTCAGGAAAAATAAGTTGTTCTTTAATTCCTATAGCATAATTCCCTCTACCATCAAATGCTTTAGAAGAAGCTCCTCTAAAATCTCTAACTCTAGGTAATGCAACGTTCATTAATTTATCGGCAAATTCGAACATTTGAGCTTTTCTTAAAGTAACTTTACACCCTATTGGTGTATTTTCTCTTAATTTAAAGTTAGCTATAGATTTCTTTGCTCTTGTTATGATTGGCTTTTGACCTGCAATAATCTGCATATCACTAAGCGCTGCATCTAAAACCTTAGAATTATCTTTAGCTTCTCCAACTCCCATATTCAATACTATTTTCTCAAGCTTAGGAACTTCCATTATATTTTTATAACCGAATTTCTCCATTAAAGCTTGAACTACTTCTTTTTCATATTTTTCTTGTAGTCTTGAACTCATATGTTAAACCTCCTTTCAGGAATTAAAATGTTTCTGCACATTTTTTGCAAACTCTTACCTTAGTTCCATCTTCTAGAATCTTACTATTTATTCTCGTTACATTTTTGCATTTTGTGCAATATAACATAACCTTAGAACTATTAATAGCTGCTTCTCTGTGAGTTATTCCACCTTGCATATTTTGTTTGCTTGGTTTCTGATGTTTTGTAATTACACTAACATCTTTCACTAAAACTTTACCAGTTTTAGGATATACAGCTAAGACTTCGCTTATTTTACCTTTGTCTTTACCTGAAATAACCATTACTGAATCATTTTTTTTCACGTGTACTTTTTTAACTGCCATGTTAGACACCTCCTATCTTATAGAACTTCAGGCGCTAGTGATAAGATCTTAGTGAAGTCTTTATCCCTTAACTCCCTTGCAACAGGTCCGAATATACGAGTTCCTTTTGGGGTTTTGTCGTCTTTTATAATAACAGCAGCATTATCATCAAATCTAACGTATGTTCCGTCTGCTCTTCTTAACCCTTTTACTGATCTGACTATAACTGCTTTAACAACTTCACCTTTTTTAACAACTCCACCTGGTGTTGCACTTTTTACGCTAGCAACTATTGTGTCACTGATGTTTCCCCATTTTCTCTTGGAACCACCTAATACTCTAATACACATAATCTCTTTTGCACCAGAATTATCTGCGACTTTTAATTTACTTTGCTGTTGTATCATATCGAATACCCTCCTTTCAGTCGTTGAACTGAAATGTTATTTAGCTTTTTCAACTATACCAGTAATTCTCCATCTTTTATCTTTAGATAATGGTCTAGTTTCCATAATTGTAACCTTATCATTAATTTTAGCTTCATTATTTTCATCATGAGCTTTAAATTTTGTTGTTGTATTAATTATTTTTCCGTATAATGGATGACGAACTTTTGTTTCAATTGCAACAACTATTGTCTTATCCATTTTATCAGAAACTACTCTACCTGTTCTTGTTTTTCTATTATTTCTTTCCACAAAAACAACCTCCTTTCAGTTTTACTGTTCTAAAGCCTTTATTTCTTCTTGCCTAAGGATGGTCTTAATTTGGGCTATAGATTTTTTTACTTGCTTAATTCTCATAGGATTTTCTAGTTGCCCAGTAGCTAGCTGAAATCTAAGGTTAAATAATTCTGCCTTCAGATCAGACATTTTTACTAGCAAATCTTGAGGATTACTTTGTCTTAATTCTTTTAATTCATTAGCCTTCAATGACTTCACCACCCATTTCCTCGAAATCTTTTCTAGATACAAACTTAGTTTTTATTGGAAGTTTGTGTGAAGCAAGTCTCATTGCCTCTCTAGCTGCTTCTTCTGTTACTCCTGCGATTTCGAATAAGACTCTACCTGGCTTAACAACTGCTACCCAATATTCTACTGATCCTTTACCTGAACCCATACGAGTTTCAGCTGGTTTTTCAGTTACTGGCTTATCAGGGAAGATTTTTATCCAAACCTTACCGCCTCTTTTAACTTCTCTATTGATAGCAACTCTGGCAGCTTCAATTTGATTACTTTTAACCCAGCCACATTCCATAGCTTGTAATGCATAATCACCATATGCAATAAAGTTTCCTCTTGTAGCTTTTCCTCTCATTCTACCACGTTGAACCTTACGATGTTTAGATCTCTTAGGCATTAACATGTCTTATTCCTCCTTCCTTACGCTTTTACTTCTTCCTTAACGGTTTTCTTTGTAGGAAGAACTTCACCTCTATATACCCAAACTTTAACGCCAATTTTACCATATACTGTGTTTGCTTCTGCAAATCCATAGTCTATATCAGCTCTTAATGTTTGGCATGGTATTGTACCTTCATGATAATGTTCAGTTCTAGCTATTTCAGCTCCGCCAAGTCTTCCTGCACAAGCAATTTTGACTCCCTTAACATTAGATCTCATAGCTCGTTGAATTGTCTGTTTCATTGCTCTTCTAAAAGAAATTCTTTTCTCTAATTGAGAAGCAACATTTTCTGACATTAATTGAGCATTGTTTTCTGCTTGTTTAACTTCTACAATATTAATTAAAACATTTTTATCTGCTACTAATTTTTTCATATCAAGTTTTATAACTTCAATACCAGATCCACCTCTACCAATTACCATTCCTGGTTTAGCAGTGTGTATGTTGATTTTAACTCTTTTAGCTGCTCTTTCAATTTCAATCTTAGAAATTCCAGCTGTATAAAGTTTACTTTTCAAGAATTTTCTAATCTTAAAATCTTCAACAAGATTATCTGAAAAGTTCTTTTTATCTGCATACCATTTAGAACTCCAATCCTTTATTACACCGACTCTAAAGCCATGTGGATGTATTTTCTGTCCCACGCTATAACCCTCCTTCTTATGATCTCTCTGTAACTATAATAGTGACATGACTAGATCTTTTTCTTATTCTATACGCTCTTCCTTGTGCACGTGGTCTAAACCTCTTAAGTGTTGGACCTTGGCATGCATAAGCTTCAGCAACATATAGTCTATTAATATCTAAATTCAAATTGTTTTCTGCATTTGCTACAGCTGATTTAAGTACTTTATTAACTACTTCAGCTGCATTTTTTGGAGTGTATTGTAATATAGCAAAAGCTTCATTTACATTTTTACCTCTTATTAACCCAAGAACTATCCCCATTTTCATCGAGGAAGTTCTTACGTATTTAGCTATAGCTTTAGCCTCCATTGATTGTTTCCTCCTTCCAGCACTATCTTACTTTGCTAGTTCTTTCTCTGTCAATGTGTCCTTTAAATGTTCTAGTTAATGCGAATTCTCCTAATTTATGTCCTACCATATCTTCTAAAACATAAACTGGCACATGTTTTCTTCCATCATGAACTGCGATAGTATGCCCTATCATTTGTGGGAAAATAGTAGAACTTCTTGACCAAGTCTTTATTACTTTTTTCTCGCCATTTTTGTTCATTTCATTTATTCTTTTTAACAGAACTTCTTGTACATAAGGTCCTTTTTTTACTGATCTACTCACTTTGTGGCCTCCCTTCATACACAATAAACATAGTAGTAAAGAGGATAAATTCTCCTCAAACTATTTTCTATTTTTACCTTTGACAATAAATTTGTCAGAGTATTTTTTGGTTTTTCTAGTTTTATATCCTAATGCTGGTTTACCCCAAGGAGTCATCGGACTAGCGTGACCAACTGGTGACTTACCTTCTCCACCACCATGTGGATGATCATTCGGATTCATTACTGATCCTCTGACTGTAGGTCTAAATCCTAAGTGTCTCTTTCTTCCTGCTTTACCTATATTAACAATGTCATGAGTTAAATTAGAAACTGTTCCTATAGTAGCTCTGCAGTTTAATCTAATATATCTTACTTCACCGCTTGGAAGTCTTACTTGAGCATATTCTCCTTCTTTAGCCATAAGCTGAGCTGAAGAACCTGCTGATCTTACAAGTTGAGCACCTTTTCCTACTTGTAATTCTATATTATGAATTGTAGAACCCAATGGTATATTAACTATTGGAAGTGTATTTCCGATTTTTATATCAGCATCTGCACCGGATACAATTACATCTCCAACTTTCAAACCAACTGGAGCAATTATGTATCTTTTTTCACCATCAGCATAAACAACAAGAGCTATGTAAGCAGATCTGTTTGGATCATACTCAATTGTAGAAACTTTTGCTGGGATAGCATCTTTATTTCTCTTAAAATCAATTATTCTATAACTCTGTTTTGCTCCACCACCTCGGTGACGAACAGTTATCTTACCTTGGTTATTTCTACCACCATGTCTTTTTGTACTTACAAGAAGTGATTTTAGTGGCTTATCTGTTGTTATTTCTTCAAAATCAGACATAGTCATATTTCTTCTTGAAGGTGTGGTGGGTCTAAATTTTTTAATTGCCATGTGAATTCCCTCCTTTTTTCTCGCTTATCTGGCTTCTGCCAATACTAGCTTAATAATTACATTCCATCAAAAAACTCAATTGTTTTACTTTCTGTTGTTAAAGTAACAATAGCTTTTTTAAAGTCTGCCCTTTTTCCAATGTGAACTCCAACTCTTTTAGTTTTACCTATATTTTTTAAAGTTCTTACATTTTCAACGACAACTCCAAATACTTCTTCTACTGCTTTTTTAACCTGAGTTTTATTTGCATGGATATCAACTATAAAGGTGTATTTTTTATCAGCCATTACCGCCATACTTTTTTCAGTAATTACTGGTTTTCTTATAATATCATGGCTAGTTAGCTTCATTATATATACACCTCCTCAATCTTAGATACAGCATCCTTTGTAACTATGAATTTTTCATATTTAAGTATGTCATAAACATTCAAGTTATTTACTGGTGTAACTTGTACTCCAGGTATATTTCTTCCTGATTTATAAACATTCTCATCTGAAGTTTCAACAACTATTAAAGTTTTCTTAGCATCAAAAGCTTTTAAAACCTCTAACATTGCCTTAGTTTTTGGTGAGTCAAATTCCAAACTATCAATTACTATCATTTCATTTTCAGCTACTTTAGCTGATAAAGCTGATTTGAAAGCAACTCTTCTCATTGACTTTGGTACAGACATACGGTAATCTCTTGGCTTTGGAGCAAATACTATACCACCATGTATCCATTGTGGCGCTCTAATAGACCCTTGTCTTGCTCTACCAGTTCCCTTTTGTCTCCAAGGCTTAATTCCACCGCCTCGAACTTCAGCTCTAGTTTTAGCTGATTGAGTTCCTTGTCTTTTATTTGCAAGTTGTGCTACAACAACTTGATGCATAGCATCTGCATTGATTTCAACTCCAAATATACTTTCATTTAACTGAATGTCTCCAACTTTTTGTGCTTGTTTATTAAATAAATCTAATGTAAGCATTCTGCATCCTCCTTTCTTTAAAGTTACGCTTTAACAGCATTTCTTATTACAACTGTACCTTTGTTTGGTCCTGGAATACCACCTTTAATTAATATAATGTTCTTTTCAGGCATTACTTTAACTATTACAAGGTTTAATACTGTTCTACTAACATTACCCATATGACCTGGCATACGTTTATTTTTAAACGTTTTTGATGGATCAGAAGATGCTCCCATTGATCCAACTGCTCTCTTAAATTTAGAACCATGACTCATTGGTCCTGTGTGCTGATTCCATCTTTTAATACAACCTTGGAATCCCTTACCTTTAGATATTCCTGATACGTCAATTTTATCTCCAGCTGCGAATATATCAGCCTTAAATTCTTGACCTACTTCATAAGCGCTTGTATCTTCCATCCTAAATTCTTTTACGAATCTTCTTAAAGAAGTACCTGCTTTAGCGAATTGTCCCTGCATTGGTTTGTTAACTAACTTCTCTCTTATGTCACCAAAACCAACTTTAATTGCACTATAACCATCATTTTCAACAGTTTTAATTTGAACAACAACACATGGACCTGCTTCAACAACAGTTACTGGAACAACTTTTCTATTCTCATCAAATATTTGAGTCATACCAAGTTTTTTACCCATTATTCCTTTTTTCATGAAAATACACCTCCTACTTATTAGCGGACCACAATGGTGATCATAATAGTTAGTAATAGTAACCTATTACTTACGTTTTATCGCACTTCTATGTACGCTTATAGTTTTATTTCGATATCAACACCAGCTGGTAAGTCGAGTCTCATTAGAGCATCAACAGTTTTAGGTGATGGACTAATGATATCTATTAGCCTCTTATGAGTTCTTATTTCGAATTGTTCTCTCGAATCTTTATATTTATGCGGAGCTCTTAATACTGTAATTACATCTTTTTCTGTAGGTAGTGGTACTGGACCAGCTACTTTAGCTCCTGTACTTTTAGCAGTTTGAACAATTTTCTCAGCTGATTGATCTAATATATTATGATCAAAAGCCTTTAATCTAATTCTAATTTTTTGCTTTATCATTATTATTTCCTCCTTTTCATCGCACGCTCTACTTCTTACGTACAACAGCGGATGTTCTGTAAACTGTTCCGGGTGTTTCGTGAAATAAAAACATGAAACAATTGTAGGAACCCCGTCGCCCGATTCAAGATCAGGACATGTTCGGTGAAGAATTACCCGGAAGTCCGGCAACCTCTTACCTCATCACTGTTACCACAATACAACCTCTAAAGTATACAACATTTCTTTTGCTTTGACAAGTTTTTTTTTTTATTATTTAATTTTTTTTATAACATCTGTTTTTATTAATATTTATACATGCTTTTTTTCGTATTTAAAAGGAGAAGAGCGTCCTCTTCCCCTTAATAATAAAAGCTTTTATTATATTAAATCATCAATTGATTATAAAAAATATCTTATTAATTATTATTTAACTATTGAAGTAACAACTCCAGAACCTACTGTTCTTCCACCTTCTCTGATTGCAAATCTTAATCCCTCATCCATTGCTACTTGAGTGATTAATTCTACATTCATGTCTATGTGATCTCCTGGCATTACCATTTCCATTCCGTCTGGTAATTTTATTGATCCTGTTACATCTGTTGTTCTAAAATAAAATTGTGGTCTGTATCCGTCAAAGAATGGTGTATGTCTTCCGCCTTCTTCTTTTTTAAGTACATATACTTGACCTACAAATTTTGCATGTGGATGTATTGAACCTGGTTTTGCAAGTACTTGACCTCTTTGAATATCAGCTCTTTGAACTCCTCTTAATAATGCTCCAATGTTGTCTCCAGCCATTGCTTGATCAAGAAGTTTTCTGAACATTTCAACTCCTGTACATACAACTTTTCTCTTATCTTCGCTAAGTCCAACTATTTCTACTTCTTCTCCAACCTTAAGTATCCCAGTTTCAACTCTTCCTGTAGCAACTGTTCCTCTACCTGTGATTGTGAATACATCTTCTACTGGCATTAAGAATGCTTTATCTGTTGCTCTTTCAGGTGTTGGGATGTAAGTATCTACAGCTTCCATTAATTCATATATGCATTTTGTTGCTTCTGGATCTGTTGGATTTTCTAATGCTTTTAATGCTGATCCTGTTACAATCGGAATATCATCACCTGGGAAGTCATACTCACTTAATAGTTCTCTTACTTCCATTTCAACAAGTTCTAATAATTCTGGATCATCTACCATATCTGCTTTGTTTAAGAATACTACTATATAACCTACTCCAACTCTGCTTGCAAGCAATATATGCTCTCTCGTTTGAGGCATTGGACCATCTGCTGCACTAACAACTAGGATTGCTCCATCCATTTGTGCTGCTCCTGTAATCATGTTCTTTACATAATCCGCATGTCCTGGGCAATCAACATGTGCATAATGTCTATTTTCTGTTTCATATTCAACATGTGATGTATTAATTGTTATTCCTCTTTCTCTTTCCTCTGGTGCTTTGTCAATTTGGTCAAATCTTGATACTTCTGCTAATCCTTTAGTTGCAAGTACAGCAGTTATTGCAGCTGTTAATGTTGTCTTGCCGTGATCTACGTGCCCTATTGTTCCTATGTTTACATGTGGTTTGGTTCTTTCAAACTTTGCCTTTGCCATTTTGTATTCCTCCTTATATTTACATATTATCTCATTATATTAATTATTATTTTTCGCCTATAACTTGTTCTTGAATGCTCTTTGGAACTGGTTCGTATGCAGCAAATTCCATACTGTATACTCCTCTACCTTGAGTTCTTGATCTAAGTGTTGTAGAATATCCAAACATTTCAGATAATGGAACCATTGCTCTTATTACTTGAGCGCCTGATTCAGCTTCCATTCCTTCAATTCTACCTCTTCTTGAATTAATATCTCCCATAACGTCGCCCATGTATTCCTCTGGCACTGTTACTTCAACTCTCATTATTGGTTCAAGCAATACTGGATCTGCTTTTGCCATACCATTTTTGAAAGCCATAGAACCAGCAACCTTAAATGCCATTTCATTTGAGTCAACATCATGGTATGAACCATCAACTACTTTAACTTTAAAGTTAAGAACTGGGTATCCAGCAAGAATACCAGTTTTTGATGCTTCTTTAATTCCATTTTCTATTGGTCCTATAAATTCTTTTGGAATAGATCCACCAACAGTAGCATTTTCAAACGAGTAAGGTTCAGTAGTTGGTATTAACTCTATCCAACAGTGACCGTATTGTCCACGTCCACCTGATTGTTTAATGTATTTACCTTCTGCTTTAACTTGCTTACGTATTGTTTCTTTGTAAGCAACTTGTGGCTTACCTACATTACACTCAACTTTAAATTCTCTTTGAAGTCTATCAACAATAATCTCCAGATGAAGCTCGCCCATACCACCAATTATTGTTTGACCAGTTTCTTGATCTGTATAAGTTTTGAAGGTAGGATCTTCTTCTGAGAGTTTTGCAAGAGCCATTCCCAATTTTTCTTGTCCTACTTTAGTTTTCGGTTCAATAGCTACATGAATAACTGGGTCTGGAAAGTCCATGGTCTCAAACAATATTGGATTATCCTCATCACATAAAGTTTCTCCAGTAGTTGTATTTTTAAGTCCAATTATTGCACCTAATTCTCCTGCACGTAATTCATCAACTTCTTCTCTGTGATTAGCATGCATTTTAACCAGTCTAGCAATTCTCTCTTTTTTACCCTTGTTAGCATTTAAAACGTATGTACCAGTTTTCATTATGCCTGAGTAAACTCTTGTAAAACAAAGTCTACCAACAAATGGGTCTGTGGCTATTTTAAATGCTAATGCTGCCATTGGTTCATCATCGCTTGGATGTCTTTCCAACGGTTCGGCAGTATCAATATCCTGTCCTTTAACATTGGGTATGTCAAGTGGTGATGGCATGTATTCTATAACCGCATCTATCATCATTTGGACACCTTTATTTTTGTATGAAGAACCACAGATTACGGGTACTATTTCATTGTTAAGTACACCTTTTCTTAATGCTGCTTTTAATTCTTCTTCACTTATTTCTTCACCATCAAGATATTTCATCATAAGATTTTCATCTAGTTCGGCTATTGCTTCGACCATAGCTGCTCTATATTCTTCTGCTAATTCTTTCATATCTTCTGGAATTTCTATTTCTTCTATTTGTGTTCCTAAATCGTCCTTATAGACTTCTGCAATATTTCTAATTAAATCTATAATTCCGAGGAACCCTTCTTCTTTTCCTATTGGAAGTTGTATTGGAACTGCATTAGCATGAAGTCTTTCTCTCATCATCTCAACAACTCTATAAAAATCTGCACCCATTATATCCATTTTATTAACATACGCCATTCTTGGAACATTGTACTTAGCAGCTTGTCTCCACACTGTTTCAGATTGTGGTTCAACTCCACCTTTTGCAGCAAATACAGCAACTGCACCATCAAGTACCCTTAAAGCTCTCTGAACTTCAATTGTGAAATCTACGTGCCCTGGTGTGTCAATAATGTTTATATTATAACCTTTCCAAAAACAAGTTGTAGCCGCAGAAGTTATTGTTATACCTCTTTCTTGTTCTTGTACCATCCAATCCATTGTAGCTCCACCATCATGAACTTCACCAATCTTATGTGTTTTTCCTGTATAGAATAGTATACGTTCAGTAGTAGTTGTTTTACCAGCATCAATATGAGCCATAATACCTATGTTACGGAATTTTTCTAAAGCATATTCTCTTGCCACTATTTGTTCC
Encoded here:
- the tuf gene encoding elongation factor Tu; translated protein: MAKAKFERTKPHVNIGTIGHVDHGKTTLTAAITAVLATKGLAEVSRFDQIDKAPEERERGITINTSHVEYETENRHYAHVDCPGHADYVKNMITGAAQMDGAILVVSAADGPMPQTREHILLASRVGVGYIVVFLNKADMVDDPELLELVEMEVRELLSEYDFPGDDIPIVTGSALKALENPTDPEATKCIYELMEAVDTYIPTPERATDKAFLMPVEDVFTITGRGTVATGRVETGILKVGEEVEIVGLSEDKRKVVCTGVEMFRKLLDQAMAGDNIGALLRGVQRADIQRGQVLAKPGSIHPHAKFVGQVYVLKKEEGGRHTPFFDGYRPQFYFRTTDVTGSIKLPDGMEMVMPGDHIDMNVELITQVAMDEGLRFAIREGGRTVGSGVVTSIVK
- the fusA gene encoding elongation factor G — protein: MAREYALEKFRNIGIMAHIDAGKTTTTERILFYTGKTHKIGEVHDGGATMDWMVQEQERGITITSAATTCFWKGYNINIIDTPGHVDFTIEVQRALRVLDGAVAVFAAKGGVEPQSETVWRQAAKYNVPRMAYVNKMDIMGADFYRVVEMMRERLHANAVPIQLPIGKEEGFLGIIDLIRNIAEVYKDDLGTQIEEIEIPEDMKELAEEYRAAMVEAIAELDENLMMKYLDGEEISEEELKAALRKGVLNNEIVPVICGSSYKNKGVQMMIDAVIEYMPSPLDIPNVKGQDIDTAEPLERHPSDDEPMAALAFKIATDPFVGRLCFTRVYSGIMKTGTYVLNANKGKKERIARLVKMHANHREEVDELRAGELGAIIGLKNTTTGETLCDEDNPILFETMDFPDPVIHVAIEPKTKVGQEKLGMALAKLSEEDPTFKTYTDQETGQTIIGGMGELHLEIIVDRLQREFKVECNVGKPQVAYKETIRKQVKAEGKYIKQSGGRGQYGHCWIELIPTTEPYSFENATVGGSIPKEFIGPIENGIKEASKTGILAGYPVLNFKVKVVDGSYHDVDSNEMAFKVAGSMAFKNGMAKADPVLLEPIMRVEVTVPEEYMGDVMGDINSRRGRIEGMEAESGAQVIRAMVPLSEMFGYSTTLRSRTQGRGVYSMEFAAYEPVPKSIQEQVIGEK